A DNA window from Strix uralensis isolate ZFMK-TIS-50842 unplaced genomic scaffold, bStrUra1 scaffold_474, whole genome shotgun sequence contains the following coding sequences:
- the LOC141938980 gene encoding transmembrane protein 179B-like, translating into MAVSVLQLVELGLHGAAFLCGIVCASSLTVAQGEFGGWCLLYGAVSWNGTALVPKSFSHVSLCYFVSAVSVVVALCCFSALLYGIYGCCSDEAPWDRAWLSVALGVAIIILFFLLVSACILRVGMDALCASLVQTKALASCQEAEHKPWGSYSPTRFYRNLYSAQAAAWVNVFLWCLLTARLLLLRRRDAPFPLLRRDEPEGGGESEAIFGGRPRRP; encoded by the exons ATGGCGGTGTCCGTCCTGCAGCTGGTGGAGTTGGGCCTCCACGGAGCCGCGTTCCTCTGCGGGATCGTCTGCGCTTCGTCTCTCACCGTGGCGCAG GGTGAGTTCGGAGGTTGGTGCCTCCTCTACGGCGCCGTGAGCTGGAACGGGACCGCGCTGGTGCCCAAATCCTTCAGCCACGTCTCGCTCTGTTACTTCGTCTCGGCCGTCTCCGTCGTGGTGGCCTTGTGCTGCTTCTCGGCGCTGCTCTACGGCATCTACGGCTGCTGCAGCGACGAGGCCCCGTG GGACCGCGCTTGGCTCAGCGTCGCCCTGGGCGTCGCCATCatcatcctcttcttcctcctcgtCTCGGCCTGCATCCTCCGCGTGGGGATGGACGCGCTCTGTGCCTCCCTGGTGCAGACCAAGGCCCTGGCCAG ctgccaggaggcTGAACACAAACCGTGGGGGTCCTACAGCCCAACGCGCTTCTACAGGAACCTCTACAGCGCGCAG gcaGCGGCCTGGGTGAACGTGTTCCTCTGGTGCCTCCTGACCGCGCGGCTGCTGCTCCTGCGGCGCAGAGACGCCCCTTTCCCGCTGCTGCGGCGCGACGAGCCCGAGGGGGGCGGCGAGAGCGAAGCCATTTTCGGGGGGCGCCCGAGACGCCCCTGA